Proteins encoded within one genomic window of Amycolatopsis sp. 2-15:
- a CDS encoding MFS transporter, whose translation MPNHHRWAALAVLLVAEAMNLLDATIVQVAAPAIHAELGGPATTISWYSAAYTLPFALLLVTGGRLGDIAGRRRVFRIGVAVFTLAPAACALVPSPVLLLVFRAIQGAAAALVIPQTIGLIRAMFDAPDRAKVLGAIGPVMGLAAVCGPVLGGVLTQAWSWRAVFLVTVPLGLAVFFAAGLLLEDRASARPRLDLVGTALVAVGAGLVVYPLVAGWHVGIFAGGLVLLVVFGFHQRWRRDRSPLIEAGLFRDAGFSAALLTSVPFFAVMNGLMQVVVLHLQVPEHAGARRAGLTLLPWSAGLAVSSWVAGTYLVPRFGGRLLFAGLALLAAGVTGLAAAFAAGRSPLVPLAVGGLGIGLFTVPFFTVALHRVRPEETGSAAGLLNAVQQLGATLGVASLGSVFFAEGAPTACWVAVALLAAAAVTGFGMAHDQVSASGNVRRTAAS comes from the coding sequence ATGCCGAACCACCACCGCTGGGCCGCGCTCGCCGTCCTGCTCGTCGCCGAGGCGATGAACCTGCTCGACGCCACGATCGTCCAGGTCGCCGCACCCGCGATCCACGCCGAGCTGGGCGGCCCGGCGACCACGATCTCCTGGTACAGCGCGGCGTACACGCTGCCGTTCGCACTGCTGCTCGTGACCGGCGGCCGCCTCGGCGACATCGCGGGCCGGCGCCGGGTGTTCCGGATCGGCGTGGCCGTGTTCACGCTCGCGCCGGCGGCCTGTGCGCTCGTGCCTTCGCCGGTGCTGCTGCTGGTGTTCCGCGCGATCCAGGGCGCCGCGGCCGCGCTGGTGATCCCGCAGACGATCGGCCTCATCCGCGCGATGTTCGACGCCCCGGACCGTGCCAAGGTGCTCGGCGCGATCGGTCCCGTGATGGGCCTCGCCGCCGTGTGCGGCCCGGTTCTCGGCGGCGTCCTCACGCAGGCCTGGTCGTGGCGCGCGGTGTTCCTCGTGACGGTGCCGCTGGGGCTCGCGGTGTTCTTCGCCGCGGGGCTGCTTCTCGAAGACCGGGCTTCGGCGCGGCCGCGCCTGGACCTCGTGGGCACCGCGCTCGTCGCGGTGGGTGCGGGCCTGGTGGTCTACCCGCTCGTGGCCGGCTGGCACGTCGGGATCTTCGCGGGTGGCTTGGTGTTGCTCGTGGTGTTCGGCTTCCACCAGCGTTGGCGTCGCGACCGCAGCCCGCTGATCGAAGCCGGCCTCTTCCGCGACGCGGGTTTCTCCGCCGCGCTGCTCACGTCGGTGCCGTTCTTCGCGGTGATGAACGGCCTGATGCAGGTCGTCGTGCTCCACCTCCAGGTCCCCGAACACGCCGGCGCCCGCAGGGCCGGTCTGACGCTGCTGCCGTGGTCGGCCGGTCTCGCGGTGTCCTCGTGGGTCGCGGGCACCTACCTCGTGCCCCGCTTCGGTGGCCGGTTGCTGTTCGCCGGCCTCGCCCTCCTGGCGGCCGGCGTGACCGGTCTGGCCGCGGCGTTCGCGGCGGGTCGGTCACCGCTGGTGCCCCTCGCCGTGGGCGGGTTGGGGATCGGGCTGTTCACCGTGCCGTTCTTCACCGTGGCGCTCCACCGCGTGCGGCCCGAGGAAACAGGGTCGGCCGCGGGCCTGCTCAACGCGGTGCAGCAACTGGGCGCCACGCTCGGCGTTGCGTCGCTCGGCAGCGTGTTCTTCGCCGAGGGCGCGCCCACCGCGTGCTGGGTCGCGGTGGCACTGCTGGCCGCCGCGGCGGTGACCGGCTTCGGGATGGCCCACGATCAGGTCAGCGCGAGCGGCAACGTCCGCCGTACCGCCGCCTCGTGA
- the eccD gene encoding type VII secretion integral membrane protein EccD — protein sequence MSAPALAGSTRRVTIVTPRARVDVALPQQSTFAELVPQLVRLAGATGQAAAEHPGWVLSRLGGAPLALGLTVAAAQVRDGEVLHLTPRERPRGPLLFDDVVDSIASVGDAASTAWGPRVARRAGIAAAVVLLAAGGLLVQASTAGSVLAPIATGLLSLILLLGGGALSRAYGDSGAGAAGAVAGVFVALLAGMSILPPHGVFSLSAGPLAAGLAAVTVYGVLAAVSVADRLPIFVAITGSAGLGALTTGVVLVSGVKPVAAAAVAAVLATALAAVAPMLALRLGRLPLPRVPDDMESFRANEQPSLGAEVIGRTTYAQMLLTALLVALGLVVLASAVTLAVSGGPWEAGLAALAGVAWVQRSRSYAGRLQRLVLAGFGVVTVLTAGAWLIATDNRTLLLAAGAALLIAAVVCLVYATRVAKGVRSPYWSRLLDVSEFLVLLALVPFVGMIAGVYEAVRG from the coding sequence GTGAGCGCGCCGGCACTGGCCGGGTCCACCCGGCGCGTGACGATCGTGACGCCGCGCGCCCGCGTCGACGTCGCGTTGCCGCAGCAGAGCACGTTCGCCGAGCTCGTGCCGCAGCTCGTGCGGCTCGCGGGCGCGACGGGCCAGGCCGCGGCCGAGCATCCGGGGTGGGTGCTCTCGCGGCTGGGCGGCGCGCCGCTCGCGCTCGGGCTCACCGTGGCCGCCGCGCAGGTGCGCGACGGCGAGGTGCTGCACCTGACTCCCCGCGAACGTCCCCGCGGCCCGCTGCTGTTCGACGACGTCGTGGACTCGATCGCGAGCGTCGGCGACGCCGCGTCCACCGCGTGGGGCCCTCGCGTCGCGCGGCGCGCGGGCATCGCGGCGGCTGTGGTGCTGCTGGCGGCCGGTGGGCTGCTGGTGCAGGCGTCGACGGCGGGCAGTGTGCTGGCGCCGATCGCGACGGGCCTGTTGTCGCTGATCCTGCTGCTCGGCGGCGGTGCGTTGAGCCGTGCCTACGGTGATTCGGGCGCGGGTGCGGCCGGTGCGGTGGCCGGGGTGTTCGTCGCGCTGCTGGCGGGGATGTCGATCCTGCCGCCGCACGGAGTGTTCTCGTTGTCGGCCGGTCCGCTGGCCGCCGGTTTGGCCGCGGTGACGGTGTACGGCGTGCTGGCCGCGGTGTCGGTGGCCGATCGGCTGCCGATTTTCGTGGCCATCACGGGATCGGCCGGTCTCGGTGCGTTGACGACGGGCGTGGTGCTGGTGTCCGGGGTGAAGCCGGTCGCCGCGGCGGCTGTCGCGGCGGTTTTGGCGACGGCGTTGGCCGCGGTGGCGCCGATGCTCGCGCTGCGCCTGGGCCGGCTGCCGTTGCCGCGGGTGCCGGACGACATGGAATCCTTCCGGGCCAACGAACAGCCGTCCCTCGGGGCGGAGGTCATCGGCCGGACCACCTATGCACAGATGTTGCTGACGGCGTTGCTCGTGGCTTTGGGTCTCGTCGTGCTCGCTTCGGCGGTGACGCTGGCTGTTTCGGGTGGGCCGTGGGAGGCGGGGCTGGCGGCTTTGGCAGGCGTGGCTTGGGTGCAGCGTTCGCGGTCGTACGCGGGCCGGCTGCAACGCCTGGTGCTCGCCGGATTCGGCGTGGTCACGGTGCTCACGGCCGGCGCGTGGCTGATCGCGACCGACAACCGCACACTGCTTCTTGCCGCCGGCGCGGCCTTGCTGATCGCCGCGGTGGTTTGCCTGGTGTACGCCACGCGCGTGGCGAAGGGGGTGCGGTCGCCGTATTGGTCGCGGTTGCTGGACGTGTCGGAATTCCTGGTGCTGCTGGCGCTGGTGCCGTTCGTGGGGATGATCGCGGGGGTGTACGAAGCCGTGCGCGGCTAG
- a CDS encoding Lrp/AsnC family transcriptional regulator, which produces MLDDLDRALVHALQLDGRAPFARIGAVLGVSTQTVARRYRRLRAEAGLRVVGLADPHRTGQAQWLVRLTVVPGVAQRVATALARRRDTTWVKLAGGGTEICTVVVTSTDRDHSLLLRDIPRTAGITGVSAHRMLRTYLGGPSAWQGRVDGLTEEQQARLARKVSPSPVPLTEADGPLFTALGQDGRAGQAELSAATGRSPAVVARRLADLRAAGALFFDVEIDAGLFGATTQALLWMAVAPADLDAVGTTLAGHRELAVVAATTGPTNLLAHALCTDASDLHRYLTQRLGAIDGIRTCETAPVLRTLKSASPIGTPFDGRIGPSERSTR; this is translated from the coding sequence ATGCTCGACGACCTCGACCGCGCTCTCGTCCACGCCCTCCAGCTCGACGGCCGCGCGCCGTTCGCCCGGATCGGCGCGGTGCTGGGCGTCTCGACGCAGACCGTCGCGCGCCGCTACCGGCGGCTGCGCGCCGAGGCGGGCCTGCGCGTGGTCGGGCTCGCCGACCCGCATCGCACCGGGCAGGCGCAGTGGCTCGTGCGGCTGACGGTGGTGCCCGGGGTGGCCCAGCGCGTCGCCACCGCGCTCGCGCGCCGCAGGGACACGACGTGGGTGAAGCTCGCCGGCGGCGGCACCGAGATCTGCACGGTCGTCGTCACCTCGACCGACCGCGACCATTCCCTGCTGCTGCGCGACATCCCGCGCACGGCGGGCATCACCGGCGTCTCGGCGCACCGGATGCTCCGCACCTACCTCGGCGGCCCGTCCGCGTGGCAGGGCCGCGTCGACGGGCTCACCGAGGAGCAGCAAGCGCGGCTGGCCCGAAAGGTCAGTCCCAGCCCGGTCCCGCTCACCGAAGCCGACGGACCGCTGTTCACCGCACTCGGCCAGGACGGGCGCGCGGGCCAGGCCGAGCTGTCGGCCGCCACCGGCCGCTCCCCCGCCGTCGTCGCGCGGCGGCTCGCGGACCTGCGGGCGGCCGGCGCGTTGTTCTTCGACGTCGAGATCGACGCGGGACTCTTCGGCGCCACCACGCAGGCGCTGCTGTGGATGGCCGTCGCGCCGGCGGACCTCGACGCGGTGGGCACGACGCTCGCCGGGCACCGCGAGCTCGCGGTCGTCGCCGCGACGACCGGTCCCACCAATCTGCTCGCCCACGCCCTCTGCACCGACGCGTCCGACCTGCACCGATACCTCACGCAACGCCTCGGCGCGATCGACGGCATCCGCACCTGCGAGACAGCTCCGGTGCTCCGGACGCTCAAGTCCGCCAGCCCGATTGGCACTCCGTTCGATGGTCGAATCGGCCCTTCCGAGAGGTCCACCCGCTGA
- a CDS encoding YbaB/EbfC family nucleoid-associated protein has protein sequence MTDPYAVPDMDELLAQVRRQTEEVQRIQRSVEAMEVKAASRQNEVTVSLRGDGRFTSIDIDPRAIREYDARNLSEIVLEAVNAGLQKLAEASSAKFAPVIEASRSVQ, from the coding sequence GTGACCGACCCGTATGCCGTGCCGGACATGGACGAACTGCTGGCTCAGGTCCGCCGGCAGACCGAGGAGGTGCAGCGCATCCAGCGCTCGGTCGAGGCCATGGAGGTCAAGGCGGCTTCGCGGCAGAACGAGGTCACGGTGTCGCTGCGGGGCGACGGCCGCTTCACCTCCATCGACATCGACCCACGCGCGATCCGCGAGTACGACGCGCGCAACCTGTCGGAGATCGTGCTCGAGGCGGTGAACGCGGGCCTGCAGAAGCTGGCCGAGGCGAGCAGTGCGAAGTTCGCCCCGGTGATCGAGGCGTCCAGGTCCGTGCAGTGA
- a CDS encoding type VII secretion protein EccE gives MSVSAPPAPPAQAPSGPTAVTVPASRTGTAALPWLLPVRPLQAALWELAGIAVLLVFLVDGVAPPVRIAVAAVAGVLVLTTSVRVGGRHFAAWAGAWLGYRLRRHDSRRDSPDPLHRVAGPVRVRQHVDRAGNRFGVAEVDGDWSAIVRLTPGASEPPAEALLTILRKSFHGTDIPLAAVQLLIWAVPRGAQVYRARWLAVRYRPEDAPIAALARGGGELGALRSTASAALSLMVALAEAGYPSTVLEAGELTAELRVALGVPASPVPLETDGDGWRAWSWSGATQSCYRPRSTRGLAHILGLSVPDAAFTATSATLRRTPGGRERIDVTLRVGARSGAVTPVVQGVSAVPLHGGHEAAVRRTLPLALT, from the coding sequence GTGTCCGTGTCAGCACCGCCGGCGCCGCCCGCGCAGGCACCGTCCGGACCGACGGCCGTGACCGTGCCGGCTTCGCGGACCGGCACCGCCGCGTTGCCGTGGCTGCTGCCGGTCCGGCCGCTGCAGGCCGCGCTGTGGGAGCTCGCGGGGATCGCGGTGCTGCTGGTGTTCCTGGTCGACGGGGTCGCGCCGCCCGTGCGGATCGCCGTGGCCGCGGTCGCGGGGGTGCTGGTCCTGACCACGTCGGTGCGCGTCGGGGGCCGCCACTTCGCCGCGTGGGCCGGCGCGTGGCTCGGCTACCGGCTGCGGCGCCACGACAGCCGCCGCGACAGTCCCGATCCGCTGCACCGCGTCGCCGGGCCCGTGCGGGTGCGCCAGCACGTGGACCGCGCCGGCAACCGCTTCGGCGTCGCCGAGGTGGACGGCGACTGGAGCGCCATCGTCCGCCTCACGCCCGGTGCGAGCGAGCCCCCGGCCGAGGCGCTGCTCACCATCCTGCGCAAGTCCTTCCACGGCACCGACATCCCGCTCGCCGCCGTGCAGCTGCTCATTTGGGCCGTGCCCCGCGGCGCGCAGGTCTACCGCGCGCGCTGGCTCGCCGTCCGCTACCGCCCCGAAGACGCCCCCATCGCCGCCCTCGCCCGCGGCGGCGGCGAACTCGGCGCACTGCGCAGCACGGCGAGCGCGGCGCTGAGCCTCATGGTCGCGCTGGCCGAGGCGGGCTATCCGTCCACTGTGCTCGAAGCCGGCGAGCTGACCGCGGAACTGCGCGTGGCCCTCGGCGTCCCCGCCTCCCCCGTACCCCTGGAAACCGACGGCGACGGCTGGCGCGCCTGGTCCTGGTCCGGCGCCACCCAGTCCTGCTACCGCCCCCGCTCGACCCGCGGCCTGGCCCACATCCTCGGCCTCTCCGTGCCGGACGCCGCGTTCACCGCCACATCCGCCACCCTGCGCCGCACCCCGGGCGGCCGCGAACGCATCGACGTGACCTTGCGCGTTGGGGCCCGCTCGGGTGCGGTAACGCCGGTGGTGCAAGGGGTTTCGGCCGTTCCGCTGCACGGGGGTCACGAGGCGGCGGTACGGCGGACGTTGCCGCTCGCGCTGACCTGA
- a CDS encoding WXG100 family type VII secretion target, with product MLTFPNSSAMDATASSGGPITTLPQIVTGQPEQIAKHVLDLLHKASEFASLYTELSKAADQLGKVWSGTASESALKKITDSLDQLTKIIGVIEKGAQLLGVSGTLLKTAQEAYRSVVSAVNPTVASLMSNWWTYGAAVALSTATSASLKAFITAIGALLKALGAGDLANQITQVAQIIGEIEKLFHGGDAGSAAAAGATGNTAVSSTPVTAPQAPPSVASATGQRAVAGGTGGGVGGGATAPAGQPPFTNYTPPALAGATGNTPTTPVTANGTPLDPSNSWIAVDPSTSAPSTTPITPPAGGTGGTVSPFAPAGANEVVIHTDLSTGQSTVEAPAGQDLDIDLDLTYNGQHFQQHVDIDAKGA from the coding sequence ATGCTGACATTCCCGAACTCCAGCGCGATGGACGCCACGGCGTCCTCGGGTGGCCCGATCACCACGCTGCCGCAGATCGTCACCGGCCAGCCGGAGCAGATCGCGAAGCACGTGCTCGACCTGCTGCACAAGGCGAGCGAGTTCGCGTCGCTCTACACCGAGCTGAGCAAGGCGGCCGACCAGCTGGGCAAGGTCTGGTCCGGCACCGCGTCGGAGTCGGCACTGAAGAAGATCACCGACTCGCTCGACCAGCTGACGAAGATCATCGGCGTGATCGAGAAGGGTGCGCAGCTGCTCGGCGTGTCCGGCACGCTCCTCAAGACGGCGCAGGAGGCCTACCGCTCGGTGGTCTCGGCGGTGAACCCCACCGTCGCGTCGCTCATGTCGAACTGGTGGACCTACGGCGCAGCCGTGGCGCTGTCCACGGCCACGAGCGCTTCGTTGAAGGCGTTCATCACGGCGATCGGCGCGCTGCTCAAGGCACTCGGCGCGGGTGACCTGGCCAACCAGATCACGCAGGTCGCGCAGATCATCGGCGAGATCGAGAAGCTGTTCCACGGCGGTGACGCCGGTTCGGCCGCCGCGGCCGGGGCCACGGGCAACACGGCCGTGTCGAGCACGCCGGTCACCGCTCCGCAGGCGCCGCCGTCGGTGGCGAGCGCAACCGGGCAGCGGGCGGTCGCCGGTGGCACCGGCGGCGGTGTGGGCGGCGGGGCGACGGCGCCGGCCGGGCAGCCGCCATTCACCAACTACACGCCGCCCGCGCTGGCCGGGGCCACGGGCAACACCCCGACCACGCCGGTGACGGCCAACGGCACCCCGCTCGACCCGTCGAACAGCTGGATCGCCGTCGACCCGAGCACCTCGGCCCCGAGCACCACGCCGATCACGCCTCCGGCCGGCGGAACCGGCGGCACCGTCAGCCCGTTCGCCCCCGCGGGTGCGAACGAGGTCGTGATCCACACCGACCTGTCCACCGGCCAGTCGACGGTCGAGGCGCCCGCCGGCCAGGACCTCGACATCGACCTGGACCTCACCTACAACGGCCAGCATTTCCAGCAGCACGTCGACATCGACGCGAAGGGCGCCTAG
- the eccB gene encoding type VII secretion protein EccB, with translation MWTQRDQIQAYQFLRRRLVSALVAADANHPVSPSRRLVLGTVLGLAAALLVTAVFGVIGLLNPSGGKDWLAGGHVIVEEGTGARFVLGADGAVHPVLNYASARLLAGGNGDATVSVSSTDLGTAPRGTEIGISGAPDSLPATTALVSAPWTSCSRTTQDAPASAEPLVAVVLGAPAAGTDLPRGSGVIVRLPAGQRYLVADGRRYQLSDEAAAALQFDSYPTIAVSSRWIDTVPAGRDLGEIAVPGAGGPGPRVGGVNTRVGEVLGVVDAMAGAGDATSYYLVHSDGLEPVGQTEASLLVTTPGNESAYEGNPSPVRVRAADVAAVPKVAASRAGGADPAAYPDRIPGKAAITGSSVTLCAQGGRIFVSADVPVPPGGRALPVTTRRDARVADEVFVPPSGGAVASDTGSGTTYLVTDLGRKYPVTTAPALASLGYGSVARQALASGLLALVPTGPALDPATAGQPVPSGGTG, from the coding sequence GTGTGGACGCAGCGGGACCAGATCCAGGCCTACCAGTTCCTCCGGCGCAGGCTCGTCTCCGCGCTCGTGGCCGCCGACGCCAACCACCCCGTCTCGCCCAGCCGCCGGCTTGTTCTCGGCACGGTGCTGGGCCTGGCCGCCGCGCTGCTCGTGACGGCCGTGTTCGGTGTGATCGGCCTGCTCAACCCCTCGGGCGGCAAAGACTGGCTGGCCGGCGGGCACGTGATCGTCGAGGAGGGCACGGGCGCGCGGTTCGTGCTCGGCGCCGACGGCGCGGTGCACCCGGTGCTCAACTACGCCTCGGCCCGCCTGCTCGCGGGCGGCAACGGCGACGCGACCGTGTCCGTGTCCTCCACCGACCTCGGCACCGCCCCGCGCGGCACGGAGATCGGCATCTCCGGCGCCCCCGACTCGCTGCCCGCCACGACCGCGTTGGTCTCGGCCCCGTGGACCAGCTGCAGCCGCACGACGCAGGACGCGCCCGCGTCGGCCGAGCCCCTCGTGGCGGTGGTGCTCGGCGCACCGGCCGCGGGGACGGACCTGCCACGCGGCTCGGGCGTGATCGTCCGGCTGCCGGCGGGCCAGCGCTATCTCGTCGCGGACGGGCGCCGCTACCAGCTCAGCGACGAGGCCGCGGCCGCGTTGCAGTTCGACAGCTACCCGACCATCGCCGTGTCGTCGCGGTGGATCGACACCGTGCCCGCCGGACGCGACCTCGGCGAGATCGCCGTGCCCGGCGCCGGCGGCCCCGGTCCGCGCGTCGGCGGCGTGAACACCCGCGTGGGCGAGGTCCTCGGCGTGGTCGACGCGATGGCCGGCGCCGGCGACGCCACGTCGTACTACCTCGTGCACTCCGACGGCCTCGAGCCCGTCGGCCAGACGGAGGCGAGCCTGCTCGTCACCACGCCCGGCAACGAGTCCGCGTACGAGGGCAACCCGTCGCCGGTGCGCGTGCGCGCGGCCGACGTCGCTGCGGTGCCGAAGGTCGCGGCTTCGCGGGCCGGCGGCGCGGACCCGGCCGCCTACCCGGACCGGATCCCCGGCAAGGCGGCGATCACCGGCTCGTCGGTGACGCTGTGCGCGCAGGGCGGGCGGATCTTCGTCTCCGCCGACGTCCCGGTGCCGCCAGGCGGGCGCGCGCTGCCCGTCACGACGCGGCGCGACGCCCGCGTGGCCGACGAGGTGTTCGTGCCGCCCTCAGGTGGCGCCGTGGCTTCCGACACCGGTTCCGGCACGACCTACCTGGTCACGGACCTGGGGCGAAAATATCCGGTCACGACCGCCCCGGCGCTCGCCTCGCTCGGTTACGGTTCCGTGGCCAGGCAAGCGCTCGCGAGCGGTCTCCTGGCACTGGTGCCGACGGGACCCGCGCTGGATCCGGCCACGGCCGGGCAGCCGGTGCCGTCGGGTGGAACGGGGTGA
- a CDS encoding response regulator transcription factor: MTEERPRAEDTQSTRIRVAVIEDHPLYRRSLERVLAESPDIELGAVVDSVARFHVERQPPGSVVLLDLGLPGVAGAAAVLEVCELGHHVLVVSAQAESEQVLAAISAGAKGFLSKDVDVDELLTAIRAVAEGGSYVSAVVAGMIIKDNTERPVARPEMELSPREEQVLRLVAAGERDIDIAAILDIGVRTVRGYLDRIRDKTGERRRPGLVKEAIRRGLVGGAGRTS; encoded by the coding sequence ATGACAGAGGAACGGCCACGCGCCGAAGACACGCAGTCCACCCGGATCCGGGTGGCGGTGATCGAAGACCACCCGCTCTACCGGCGGTCGCTGGAGCGCGTGCTCGCCGAGTCGCCGGACATCGAGCTGGGGGCGGTCGTCGACTCCGTCGCGCGCTTCCACGTGGAACGCCAGCCGCCGGGCTCGGTCGTGCTGCTCGACCTCGGGCTGCCGGGGGTCGCGGGCGCCGCCGCCGTGCTGGAGGTGTGCGAGCTCGGGCACCACGTGCTCGTGGTCTCGGCGCAGGCCGAGTCGGAGCAGGTGCTCGCCGCGATTTCCGCCGGGGCCAAGGGGTTCCTGTCCAAGGACGTGGATGTCGACGAGCTGCTCACGGCGATTCGAGCGGTCGCCGAGGGTGGTTCGTACGTGTCGGCCGTGGTCGCCGGGATGATCATCAAGGACAACACCGAACGGCCGGTGGCGCGGCCCGAGATGGAGCTCTCGCCCCGCGAGGAGCAGGTCCTGCGCTTGGTCGCGGCGGGCGAGCGGGACATCGACATCGCCGCCATCCTCGACATCGGCGTCCGCACCGTGCGCGGCTACCTCGACCGCATCCGCGACAAAACGGGCGAACGCCGCCGGCCGGGCCTGGTGAAGGAAGCCATCCGGCGAGGCCTGGTGGGCGGCGCGGGAAGGACTTCGTGA
- a CDS encoding class I SAM-dependent methyltransferase, giving the protein MTVGSAFWIAAVRARESERADRLFDDPFARELAGERGFTTMAASERATGSENPYLPVRVRWFDDLATAARDVTQVVLLGAGLDTRPYRLDLPATLDWYEVDRAEVFATKEPVLAQATPRCRRHTVAADLNTDWATPLLDAGYQAGAQTLWLAEGLFFYFAEDQIVTLLETSARLCGPGSRFAADVTGTTGLDSPAMQPYRKWCAANGFPPPFGSDDPAALFRAGGWHPGHITAPGAADANHGRLHPQPEGVVPGRSHFVTAVI; this is encoded by the coding sequence ATGACCGTGGGCAGTGCCTTCTGGATCGCCGCTGTCCGCGCTCGCGAGTCCGAGCGCGCGGACCGGTTGTTCGACGACCCCTTCGCCCGGGAACTGGCGGGGGAACGCGGCTTCACGACGATGGCCGCCTCCGAACGCGCCACCGGCAGCGAGAACCCGTACCTCCCCGTACGCGTCCGCTGGTTCGACGACCTGGCCACGGCGGCACGGGACGTGACGCAGGTCGTGCTGCTGGGCGCGGGCCTGGATACCCGCCCGTACCGGCTGGACCTGCCGGCCACGCTCGACTGGTACGAAGTGGACCGTGCAGAAGTGTTCGCCACCAAGGAACCCGTCCTCGCACAGGCCACCCCGAGGTGCCGCCGCCACACCGTCGCGGCCGACCTCAACACCGACTGGGCGACACCTCTGCTCGACGCGGGCTACCAGGCCGGCGCGCAAACCCTGTGGCTCGCCGAAGGCCTGTTCTTCTACTTCGCCGAAGACCAGATCGTCACGCTGCTCGAGACCTCAGCACGGTTGTGCGGACCGGGCAGCCGCTTCGCCGCCGACGTCACCGGGACCACCGGCCTCGACTCCCCCGCGATGCAGCCGTATCGAAAATGGTGCGCCGCCAACGGTTTCCCGCCACCGTTCGGCTCCGACGACCCCGCCGCGCTGTTCCGGGCCGGCGGCTGGCACCCAGGCCACATCACCGCACCGGGAGCAGCGGACGCCAACCACGGCCGACTCCACCCCCAGCCCGAAGGCGTCGTCCCCGGCCGCAGCCACTTCGTGACCGCGGTCATCTAG
- a CDS encoding GNAT family N-acetyltransferase, translated as MTLDLAVANAAAFWTIVAESRGHAVTTRPGFVCVHGGERSGMRIVLRTAAPSADDVAELTELAKNAPTVLVEDAYGCVDMSPLGLTSRQLPVMTRTGPGFGELSALRADTPDLLATVENVVVHGFPLGRHQPYVRGEVFPPVLLERDGVTTWLVTRDDEPAGACLVIDDGAAVGLYWVTTVPAHRSRGVGRALMLTALSEVDGRTVTLTAAKPGKPLYDSLGFTTVGSATWWS; from the coding sequence ATGACGCTGGACCTCGCGGTGGCCAACGCGGCCGCCTTCTGGACGATCGTCGCCGAGAGCCGCGGCCACGCCGTGACCACGCGGCCCGGGTTCGTGTGCGTGCACGGCGGCGAGCGCAGCGGGATGCGGATCGTGCTGCGAACCGCGGCCCCGAGTGCCGACGACGTCGCCGAGCTCACCGAGCTGGCGAAGAACGCGCCGACGGTCCTGGTCGAAGACGCGTACGGCTGTGTCGACATGTCACCCCTCGGTCTCACCTCGCGGCAGCTGCCCGTGATGACCCGCACCGGTCCCGGCTTCGGCGAGCTCAGCGCCCTGCGCGCCGACACCCCGGACCTGCTGGCGACGGTGGAAAACGTGGTCGTCCACGGCTTCCCGCTCGGACGCCACCAGCCCTACGTCCGCGGCGAGGTCTTCCCGCCCGTCCTGCTGGAGCGCGACGGCGTCACCACCTGGCTCGTCACCCGCGACGACGAACCCGCCGGCGCCTGCCTCGTCATCGACGACGGCGCGGCCGTCGGCCTCTACTGGGTCACGACCGTGCCGGCCCACCGCTCCCGCGGCGTGGGCCGCGCGCTCATGCTCACGGCGCTGTCCGAAGTGGACGGACGGACCGTCACCCTCACCGCCGCCAAACCCGGCAAGCCGCTCTACGACTCCCTCGGTTTCACGACGGTCGGCTCGGCCACCTGGTGGTCCTGA
- a CDS encoding WXG100 family type VII secretion target — protein sequence MVTAGEYRAEPEAMRSIVGNVGGIVAHGINAVADLEKLVVQPTSFAAFGSAVAAANSALQSTQVTAVRTLLQLLQQINGLVKTSADAYQAADQAAASGYGGGTSTTAAPSSSIWGTPHAGELATIAINDSAGAHGEPSSVGNVLRYLGEADLGKLGEHPIIDARFHGVADFNDWLAGDADNQARIGLIEVYAGTARTFGDVPGGVHAGDVVVVEPLLFADSGPVIGVAGDGGALYNHGLVDPGLGGLAKLSVYRPASV from the coding sequence ATGGTCACCGCGGGCGAGTACCGGGCGGAACCCGAGGCCATGCGCTCGATCGTGGGCAACGTCGGCGGCATCGTCGCCCACGGGATCAACGCGGTCGCCGACCTCGAAAAACTCGTGGTCCAGCCGACGTCGTTCGCGGCCTTCGGCAGCGCCGTCGCCGCGGCCAACTCCGCGCTGCAGTCGACCCAGGTCACGGCCGTGCGCACGCTGTTGCAGCTGCTGCAGCAGATCAACGGCCTGGTCAAGACCAGCGCCGACGCCTACCAGGCGGCCGATCAGGCCGCGGCGAGCGGCTACGGCGGCGGCACCTCCACCACGGCCGCACCCTCGTCGTCGATCTGGGGCACTCCGCACGCCGGCGAGCTGGCCACCATCGCGATCAACGACAGTGCCGGCGCCCACGGCGAGCCGAGCTCCGTGGGCAACGTCCTGCGCTACCTCGGCGAGGCCGACCTCGGCAAGCTGGGCGAGCACCCGATCATCGATGCCCGCTTCCACGGCGTCGCCGACTTCAACGACTGGCTCGCCGGAGACGCCGACAACCAGGCCCGGATCGGCCTGATCGAGGTCTACGCCGGCACCGCGCGCACCTTCGGCGACGTGCCCGGCGGCGTGCACGCGGGCGACGTCGTGGTGGTCGAACCCCTGCTGTTCGCCGACTCCGGCCCGGTGATCGGCGTGGCCGGCGACGGCGGCGCCCTCTACAACCACGGACTCGTCGACCCCGGCCTCGGAGGCCTGGCCAAGCTCAGCGTCTACCGGCCCGCGTCCGTCTGA